In a genomic window of Canis lupus familiaris isolate Mischka breed German Shepherd chromosome 13, alternate assembly UU_Cfam_GSD_1.0, whole genome shotgun sequence:
- the FBXL6 gene encoding F-box/LRR-repeat protein 6 isoform X1 gives MAAGAARRARRRVRGAQPAGERARSAEDWWWDQLAPSGSGYHLLQSDSMLLVLPGPGPARPRVHRRAARRAQRQPAPAPRAPGAKARPRMAPAPEPPPGPDPGWGDRIPLEILLQIFGLLVAADGPVPFLGRAARVCRRWHQAASQPALWHTVTLSPSPAGRLAKSEAKAEKKLLASLEWLMPNRFSQLQRLTLIHWKSQVHPVLKLVSESCPRLTFLKLSDCHGVTSDTLIMLAKACPQLHSLDIQHSMVESTAVVSFLEEAGPRMRKLWLTYSSQTTAILGALLGSCCPQLQVLEVSTGINRSSTPLQLPVEGLQKGCPQLQVLRLLNLMWLPKPSGRVVTPGPGFPSLEELCLAGSTCNFVSNEALGRLLHGSPNLRLLDLRGCARITPAGLHDLPCQELEQLHLGLYGTSDRLTLAKEGSHLLTQKWCHTLRELDLSGQGFSEKDLEQALAAFSATRGGSHPALCSVNLRGTRVTPSTVSSVISSCPGLLYLNLESCRCLPRGLKRAYRGQEEVQWCLEQLLTSLPSSS, from the exons ATGGCTGCCGGGGCGGCGCGACGGGCCCGGCGCCGGGTTCGGGGCGCGCAGCCGGCCGGGGAGCGGGCTCGCTCGGCCGAGGACTGGTGGTGGGACCAGCTGGCGCCGAGCGGCTCCGGGTACCACCTGCTGCAGTCGGACAGCATGCTGCTGGTGCTGCCGGGCCCGGGGCCTGCCCGTCCCCGCGTGCACCggcgcgccgcccgccgcgctcAGCGGCagccggcccccgcgccccgcgccccgggcgccAAGGCCAGACCTAGAATGGCGCCcgccccggagccgccgccgggGCCCGACCCGGGCTGGGGCGACCGCATCCCCCTGGAAATTCTCCTGCAGATCTTCGGGCTGCTGGTGGCGGCCGATGGGCCCGTGCCCTTCCTCGGCAG GGCTGCTCGCGTGTGCCGCCGCTGGCACCAGGCGGCCTCCCAGCCTGCGCTCTGGCACACCGTGACCCTGTCACCGTCGCCGGCTGGCCGCCTCGCCAAGAGTGAAGCCAAGGCCGAGAAGAAGCTTCTCGCCTCCCTGGAGTGGCTTATGCCCAATCG GTTCTCGCAGCTCCAGAGGCTGACCCTCATCCACTGGAAGTCCCAGGTACACCCCGTGTTGAAG CTGGTTAGCGAGTCCTGTCCTCGGCTCACCTTCCTCAAGCTTTCCGATTGCCATGGTGTAACCTCTGACACTCTGATTATGCTAGCCAAAGCCTGCCCTCAGCTCCACAGCCTGGACATACAGCACTCCATG GTGGAGTCCACAGCCGTGGTGAGCTTCTTGGAGGAGGCAGGGCCCCGAATGCGCAAGTTGTGGCTGACCTACAGCTCCCAGACAACAGCCATCCTGGGTGCGCTTCTG GGCAGCTGTTGCCCCCAGCTCCAGGTCCTGGAGGTGAGCACCGGCATCAACCGCAGCAGCACTCCTCTCCAGCTGCCTGTTGAGGGGCTGCAGAAGGGCTGCCCCCAGCTGCAG GTGCTGCGGCTCCTAAACCTGATGTGGCTGCCCAAGCCTTCCGGGCGAGTGGTGACTCCTGGCCCAGGCTTCCCCAGCCTTGAGGAGCTCTGCCTCGCCGGTTCCACCTGCAACTTTGTAAGCAACGAGGCCCTGGGCCGCCTGCTCCACGGCTCCCCTAACCTGCGCCTGCTGGATCTTCGTGGCTGTGCCCGCATCACACCTGCCGGCCTGCACGATCTGCCGTGTCAGG AGCTAGAACAGCTTCACTTGGGTCTTTATGGCACGTCAGATCGCTTGACTCTAGCCAAAGAGGGCAGCCACCTGTTGACTCAGAAGTGGTGCCACACTCTGCGGGAACTGGACTTGAGTGGCCAGGGCTTCAGTGAGAAAGACCTGGAGCAGGCCTTGGCTGCCTTCTCAGCCACCCGTGGGGGCTCACACCCAGCCCTATGCTCTGTCAACCTCAGGGGCACTCGGGTCACACCAAGCACAGTCAG CTCTGTCATCAGCAGCTGCCCAGGCCTGCTCTATCTCAACCTGGAGTCCTGCCGCTGCCTTCCTCGGGGCCTGAAGCGGGCCTACCGAGGCCAGGAGGAAGTCCAGTGGTGCCTGGAGCAGCTGCTCAccagcctcccctcctccagctaG
- the FBXL6 gene encoding F-box/LRR-repeat protein 6 isoform X2 encodes MAAGAARRARRRVRGAQPAGERARSAEDWWWDQLAPSGSGYHLLQSDSMLLVLPGPGPARPRVHRRAARRAQRQPAPAPRAPGAKARPRMAPAPEPPPGPDPGWGDRIPLEILLQIFGLLVAADGPVPFLGRAARVCRRWHQAASQPALWHTVTLSPSPAGRLAKSEAKAEKKLLASLEWLMPNRFSQLQRLTLIHWKSQLVSESCPRLTFLKLSDCHGVTSDTLIMLAKACPQLHSLDIQHSMVESTAVVSFLEEAGPRMRKLWLTYSSQTTAILGALLGSCCPQLQVLEVSTGINRSSTPLQLPVEGLQKGCPQLQVLRLLNLMWLPKPSGRVVTPGPGFPSLEELCLAGSTCNFVSNEALGRLLHGSPNLRLLDLRGCARITPAGLHDLPCQELEQLHLGLYGTSDRLTLAKEGSHLLTQKWCHTLRELDLSGQGFSEKDLEQALAAFSATRGGSHPALCSVNLRGTRVTPSTVSSVISSCPGLLYLNLESCRCLPRGLKRAYRGQEEVQWCLEQLLTSLPSSS; translated from the exons ATGGCTGCCGGGGCGGCGCGACGGGCCCGGCGCCGGGTTCGGGGCGCGCAGCCGGCCGGGGAGCGGGCTCGCTCGGCCGAGGACTGGTGGTGGGACCAGCTGGCGCCGAGCGGCTCCGGGTACCACCTGCTGCAGTCGGACAGCATGCTGCTGGTGCTGCCGGGCCCGGGGCCTGCCCGTCCCCGCGTGCACCggcgcgccgcccgccgcgctcAGCGGCagccggcccccgcgccccgcgccccgggcgccAAGGCCAGACCTAGAATGGCGCCcgccccggagccgccgccgggGCCCGACCCGGGCTGGGGCGACCGCATCCCCCTGGAAATTCTCCTGCAGATCTTCGGGCTGCTGGTGGCGGCCGATGGGCCCGTGCCCTTCCTCGGCAG GGCTGCTCGCGTGTGCCGCCGCTGGCACCAGGCGGCCTCCCAGCCTGCGCTCTGGCACACCGTGACCCTGTCACCGTCGCCGGCTGGCCGCCTCGCCAAGAGTGAAGCCAAGGCCGAGAAGAAGCTTCTCGCCTCCCTGGAGTGGCTTATGCCCAATCG GTTCTCGCAGCTCCAGAGGCTGACCCTCATCCACTGGAAGTCCCAG CTGGTTAGCGAGTCCTGTCCTCGGCTCACCTTCCTCAAGCTTTCCGATTGCCATGGTGTAACCTCTGACACTCTGATTATGCTAGCCAAAGCCTGCCCTCAGCTCCACAGCCTGGACATACAGCACTCCATG GTGGAGTCCACAGCCGTGGTGAGCTTCTTGGAGGAGGCAGGGCCCCGAATGCGCAAGTTGTGGCTGACCTACAGCTCCCAGACAACAGCCATCCTGGGTGCGCTTCTG GGCAGCTGTTGCCCCCAGCTCCAGGTCCTGGAGGTGAGCACCGGCATCAACCGCAGCAGCACTCCTCTCCAGCTGCCTGTTGAGGGGCTGCAGAAGGGCTGCCCCCAGCTGCAG GTGCTGCGGCTCCTAAACCTGATGTGGCTGCCCAAGCCTTCCGGGCGAGTGGTGACTCCTGGCCCAGGCTTCCCCAGCCTTGAGGAGCTCTGCCTCGCCGGTTCCACCTGCAACTTTGTAAGCAACGAGGCCCTGGGCCGCCTGCTCCACGGCTCCCCTAACCTGCGCCTGCTGGATCTTCGTGGCTGTGCCCGCATCACACCTGCCGGCCTGCACGATCTGCCGTGTCAGG AGCTAGAACAGCTTCACTTGGGTCTTTATGGCACGTCAGATCGCTTGACTCTAGCCAAAGAGGGCAGCCACCTGTTGACTCAGAAGTGGTGCCACACTCTGCGGGAACTGGACTTGAGTGGCCAGGGCTTCAGTGAGAAAGACCTGGAGCAGGCCTTGGCTGCCTTCTCAGCCACCCGTGGGGGCTCACACCCAGCCCTATGCTCTGTCAACCTCAGGGGCACTCGGGTCACACCAAGCACAGTCAG CTCTGTCATCAGCAGCTGCCCAGGCCTGCTCTATCTCAACCTGGAGTCCTGCCGCTGCCTTCCTCGGGGCCTGAAGCGGGCCTACCGAGGCCAGGAGGAAGTCCAGTGGTGCCTGGAGCAGCTGCTCAccagcctcccctcctccagctaG
- the TMEM249 gene encoding transmembrane protein 249 isoform X1: MGYWRDPEPGARAACGSPADPLCPTQAPKGRASGLPTTSGGKRFQLWALGLFCTQRHLAKRLKNNSFYPFTQQQPNVFVLEYYLDTLWKGTLLFVVCLLLVSFGVVSQVRKQETWGFPACGLAVGLWLMISSLARRRLVLNHARGTYHFSIQGRTVCQGPMHLVYVRLALSSDAYGRCFFQLVLCGHKLEPLVLVQLSERYEQMEYLGRHIARKLNINYFDCLATSYRHVVRHWPLGAAFSPGIVQRKTRTYDKRDSQSDLDLDLDV; this comes from the exons ATGGG GTACTGGCGTGACCCTGagcccggggcgcgggcggcctGCGGGAGCCCCGCTGACCCTCTGTGCCCAACGCAGGCCCCCAAGGGCCGGGCTAGCGGCCTGCCCACGACCTCCGGAGGCAAGCGCTTCCAGCTCTGGGCCCTGGGGCTCTTCTGCACCCAGCGCCACCTGGCCAAGCGCCTGAAGAACAACAGCTTCTACCCGTTCACACAGCAGCAGCCCAACG TCTTCGTGCTCGAGTACTACCTGGACACCCTGTGGAAGGGCACGCTGCTCTTCGTCGTCTGCCTCCTCCTCGTCAGCTTCGGCGTGGTGAGCCAG GTGCGGAAGCAGGAGACTTGGGGCTTCCCCGCGTGCGGCCTGGCCGTGGGCCTGTGGCTCATGATTTCGTCTTTGGCGCGGCGCCGCCTGGTGCTGAACCACGCGCGGGGCACGTACCACTTCTCCATCCAGGGCCGCACCGTGTGTCAGGGCCCTATGCACCTGGTCTACGTGCGCCTGGCGCTCAGCTCCGACG CCTACGGAAGGTGCTTCTTCCAGCTGGTTCTGTGCGGCCACAAACTAGAGCCGCTGGTGCTGGTGCAGCTGTCAGAGCGCTACGAG CAGATGGAATACCTGGGCCGTCACATTGCCCGGAAGCTCAACATTAACTACTTTGACTGCCTGGCCACGTCCTACCGCCACGTGGTCCGCCACTGGCCGCTgggggccgccttcagcccgggcatCGTGCAGCGCAAGACCCGCACGTACGACAAGCGGGACTCCCAGTCCgacctggacctggacctggacGTGTAA